In Nicotiana tabacum cultivar K326 chromosome 17, ASM71507v2, whole genome shotgun sequence, one DNA window encodes the following:
- the LOC107825409 gene encoding uncharacterized protein LOC107825409 produces MLGLCLAVILDLAFSSSTFLLLSRLEVVILNYMVKRGFHQTGEVFAREINANPNPVAINSPEGCLQEWWNIFYEAFGSRFPEVALFAAESFDKVAQTVENVVSNIGPVSSTYAPYHTGENISTVTASSPMMPSPHLMASSPVMASNGPDLMDPYISDLLSSICPNLLPNLSPPMASITPEMMPTGGDVLQNGCSIMPRTGYILPSFTQFSVGPNIRMVQGQPSLDLLPGRMQEQAQHMTPLRDVTSILKFLEINKMDGMLPSASNSGYPIQQIPTVPPQWEGRGDRRGINLEGPMQMEPNLYLPPWPEHSDAESCLNLSTFVRGSNRSLQQASHQGWPLVGVGPVSPVINHQVVHPSVIVPTQKEQFLRTKFSPQQDVLPEVAVQTLDELNFPAPASSGDFNRMLIQAGSSGKDAGMLGDKNKRTLENLPVDQQILAPAGGKQIAVQEQVNQLRLQSSNKRGRKRKASLSSLAAVGKEKATTDGITNGNINSYFSQGDAGLVGANNSISALRKNIAACIESDRKGISIKEIGSLHATHSELLCCHFHSQGKLLAAAGHEVVIWDLENNDVNTGKGHAHLVTDIRFTPNSRVFATSSFDRTVMIWDAAKPSNPFQKLVGHADHVMSIDFHPSKVGLLSSCDSNDEIRLWDVNDGDCKLIFKGGSRQVRFQPRFGNLLACSTGNIINIFDVETNSVQLQLQGHVGDVRSICWDMSGNFLASVSEDSARIWCVSGRKYLHELRSSGNKFQSCTFHPDRAQILAIGSHELLELWNPMYQSHRTWPHQAHGGIISSFADSPPTGTIASVSHDQYIKIWQ; encoded by the exons ATGTTGGGTTTGTGTCTTGCTGTTATATTGGACTTGGCTTTTTCGTCAAGTACTTTTCTTCTTCTTAGCAG ACTTGAAGTTGTCAttcttaattacatggttaagaGAGGTTTCCATCAGACTGGTGAGGTATTCGCCAGAGAAATTAATGCTAATCCAAATCCTGTTG CTATCAATTCTCCTGAAGGATGTCTGCAAGAGTGGTGGAATATATTTTATGAAGCATTCGGCTCTAGGTTCCCTGAGGTTGCTCTATTCGCGGCCGAATCCTTTGATAAG GTCGCACAGACAGTGGAGAACGTTGTGTCTAATATCGGTCCTGTAAGTTCAACCTATGCTCCTTATCATACAGGAGAAAACATCTCTACTGTGACGGCATCCTCTCCTATGATGCCGTCCCCTCATTTGATGGCATCCTCTCCTGTGATGGCATCCAACGGTCCTGATCTTATGGACCCCTATATTTCAGATTTGTTGTCATCCATTTGTCCCAACTTGTTGCCAAATTTATCTCCTCCAATGGCATCTATTACTCCTGAAATGATGCCAACAGGGGGAGATGTCCTTCAGAATGGCTGTTCAATCATGCCAAGGACAGGGTATATTCtgcccagtttcacacaattttCTGTTGGACCAAATATTCGGATGGTGCAAGGGCAACCATCATTAGATCTGCTGCCCGGAAGAATGCAAGAGCAAGCCCAGCATATGACTCCTTTAAGAGACGTGACATCAATTTTAAAGTTTCTTGAGATTAATAAAATGGATGGCATGCTTCCATCTGCAAGCAACTCTGG CTATCCAATTCAGCAAATTCCAACGGTTCCTCCACAGTGGGAGGGCAGA GGCGACAGACGTGGTATAAACTTGGAAGGACCTATGCAGATGGAACCAAATCTTTATTTGCCTCCATGGCCAGAACATTCTGACGCGG AGTCGTGCTTGAACTTGTCTACATTTGTTCGAG GGAGCAACAGATCTCTCCAACAAGCATCTCATCAAGGATGGCCGTTAGTT GGAGTTGGCCCAGTTTCCCCTGTCATTAACCATCAAGTTGTACATCCTAGTGTAATAGTACCGACTCAAAAGGAACAGTTTTTGAGAACTAAATTCTCTCCTCAACAGGATGTTTTACCAGAAGTGGCAGTTCAAACATTGGATGAGCTCAACTTTCCTGCCCCTGCAAGTTCTGGTGATTTCAATCGTATGCTCATTCAAGCTGGCTCGAGTGGCAAAGATGCAGGA ATGCTTGGCGATAAAAATAAAAGAACCCTGGAGAATTTACCAGTTGACCAGCAAATATTAGCTCCTGCAGGAGGAAAGCAAATTGCAGTGCAGGAGCAAGTGAACCAGCTGAGACTGCAGTCTTCAAATAAG AGGGGCAGAAAGAGGAAAGCTTCACTGAGTTCTCTGGCAGCT GTTGGGAAAGAGAAAGCTACTACCGATGGTATTACGAATGGCAATATTAACAGCTACTTCTCCCAGGGAGATGCTGGTCTGGTTGGTGCAAATAATTCGATCTCTGCATTGAGGAAAAATATTGCTGCTTGCATTGAATCTGACCGGAAAG GCATCTCTATTAAAGAGATTGGAAGTCTTCACGCAACACACAGCGAGCTCCTATGTTGCCACTTCCATTCACAAGGGAAGTTGTTGGCTGCTGCTGGACACGAG gttgtgatttgggacttggaaaaTAATGATGTTAACACTGGAAAAGGTCATGCTCATCTCGTTACAGATATCCGTTTTACACCAAATTCAAGGGTGTTTGCAACATCTTCTTTTGACAGAACTGTGATGATATGGGATGCAGCCAAG CCAAGCAACCCTTTCCAAAAACTTGTGGGGCATGCTGATCATGTTATGTCCATAGATTTTCATCCATCAAAGGTGGGTCTTCTCAGTTCTTGTGATAGCAACGACGAGATTAGACTGTGGGATGTCAATGACGGTGATTGCAAACTCATTTTTAAG GGAGGTAGTAGACAGGTTAGATTCCAACCTCGATTTGGGAACCTTTTGGCATGTTCTACCGgaaatattataaatatatttgATGTGGAGACTAACAGCGTCCAACTACAGTTACAG GGACATGTCGGAGATGTCCGTTCAATCTGTTGGGATATGAGCGGGAATTTCCTGGCATCCGTGAGCGAGGATAGTGCACGGATATGGTGTGTTAGCGGAAGAAAGTATTTACATGAACTGCGTTCTAGTGGCAATAAGTTCCAGTCATGCACTTTCCACCCTGACCGCGCTCAAATCTTGGCGATTGGTTCTCATGAG TTACTGGAGCTGTGGAATCCAATGTACCAGAGCCACAGAACTTGGCCACACCAAGCACATGGTGGTATAATTTCTTCATTTGCAGATTCACCTCCGACAGGAACCATAGCCTCAGTGAGTCACGACCAGTATATCAAGATATGGCAGTGA